In the Streptomyces sp. 3214.6 genome, CATGCGCTTTTGGGTGTGGTCAGGGAAGCTGGCGAGGAACTCGCGCAGTACTTCGACGGCCTCGTGCTCGACGCTCCGCTCGTCCTCGGGGCGATACCGGGCGAATACCTCCGCGACCACGTTTGCATCGTCAGCCAAGCGCACAAGTTGCGACCAGTCGGCATTGTCCCGCTCGATCCATCGTGCCAACAGGGCTGCGGGATGGGCCAGTTCGGCAGCGAGTGCGCCGGTCTTCTGCAGCCGCAGGGTGTCGGTCACGGCCTGTCGGCGCTGAGCGGCCAGCAGCGCTGCCACGGCGGCCCGGTCGTCCGGTAGCAGGTCGAGGGTGAGCTTGGCCTTGAACTCGATGAGAGGGTCGGTGGGCAGCTGACGTACTCGGCCGAGGTGCTGGCCGCAGATGTCCCGCGCCGAGGCGAGGTCGGCCGGGTCACAGGTCTTCGAGACCTTGCTCGCGGCGTCCCTGAGTGTGGTGCGCACGGCTCCTGCGATCTCCTCGACGAGGCTGGGGTAGGGCGGCTCAGTGAGCACGGTCGCCGTGATCCGGGCGGTGAAGCCGATCCCGGGACAGGCGCTGCGCAGGCGGACCTCGAACCGGGTCAGACCGCGCTGTACCGCTTTGCGCGCACGGCGGCGCGACCATCGGGTGGAAGTCATCGGTCAGGACTCCGCCGACGCGCGCTCGTGTGCGGTGATCAAGGAGGAGAGCGTCGGAGGCAGCCGGAGGTCCTTGCGCAGTTCGATGACCGCTTCGCCGTCGGCCACTCCGGGTTCCCCGAAGATGAGCGCGGCGACTGGGGAGGCGACCAGATGGCCCAGCATGATCTGGTTGAGAAGGTCCGTCAGGAGCTCGGTCGGCATGTCCGCCGCCTTTCGCGCCTCGGCCCAAGCGGTCAGCAACTGCCGGCATTCAGCTTCGACCCGGGTGTCGGCCAAGGCCGCGTTCCAGCCGTCCAGGAGCGCTTCCTTGATGTCTTCCTTCTGTTCGGCCGCCGCGAGCATGACTTGCAGAACGTACGGGTCCACCCGCGGATCCAGCAGCGACAGGAAGGCCCGATGTCCGGCCAGGTGCTTCTTCTCAGTGGCCCATTTGATGACGGTGCTCCACACCCGCGGCAGCTGGCCGTCGCGTGCCGCGATGTCCCGCAGCGCATCCTGCGCTGCCTGCACGGCCTCGTCCGTCTCAGACCGGTCGAGGATGTGCCTCAGGCGCACGAGGGCCTGACGTGGGTAGTGCTCGGCGAACTCGCCCTGGCAGACCAGTGCCACGACGGTCGCGACGGCCTCCGATTCGTCCTGAGCTGAGTCCAGGAGCAGGGCACGGACCTGGACGCCCAGTGTGTCCGCTTCGGCGGCGACTGTCAGGACACGGGCGATCAACTCACGGTGCTCCGTGCTGTCGGCGCCTTTGTCGATCCAGGCGTGGATCTGCTTGACGACACGGATGTCGTTCTCCGCGACGGCCAGTTCGACCAGAAGGTCGCCGATGGCGGCCAGCCGGTCGGCCCCGGGGCCCTTGGGCGCTGTGAGGGTGTCCAGCCACTGCAACAGATGGGGGTGGATGTCAGCCCGCTGCTGCCACAGGTGGAGCAGGACGGCACGTGCGTAGCCGGATTTGTGATCGAGGGAGACCGTCCTTCCGTTGACCTCTGCGCCCATCTTCGTCAGTCGGGTGGTCAGATCGGGTCCGGTAAGGATGGTGCGGACGTCCGTTTCCGGATCATCGCCCAGCAGCGCTCGGGCGCTGTTCTGGATGGTGAGCGCATCCTTGCCGTTGAGGAACAGGGACGCGATGAGCAGGGCACGGTCCTCGGGCTTGTCCTCGGTCTCCCTGAATACGTTCTTTACGGCCGTGCGCCACTCCCGGAAGGAGCCGAGGGCGTTCTTGAGGCCATCCGGCGAGTCGTCCGCGGAGGCAAGCTTGGCGGCCAGTCGGGCAGCATCGTCGGGACGACTGCTGTCGGTCAGCAGATGCCCAGCCTCGCCGGCAGAGCCTTCCTCCGTCGGCGTGGTGAGCCAGCGGATTCTGTCAGGAAGGTGGTGCACGTACTCCAGGTGCGACCTGGCCACGCGGTGCGGGGAGGGTCGGGCCGTGGCGCGGGCGACAACGCTGGCGACACGCCCTCGGGCCAGCCGTGTTCGTCGGCGATCACGACGAGGAAGGAGCCCGAGAACTTCAATTCCTCGGCGTAACTCACCAGTTGCTGGGCGACGAGACCGGGCTTGTGCCAGGAACTGATCTCCGCGGCCACGTCCAGCAGGTAGCACGTTCCCGGCTCGTCGGGCAGCTCGGTGATATCCGGTAAGCCTGGCCTTTCCCAGTCTGGCGCGATCGACTGGAGCTTCAGCGCCTTGCCCCCGGAGCGCTCCTCCGCTTGCGAGACCTCCCACAATGCCTTGATGCCGGCAGCGCGTTTGCCGTACCCGGAAGGCCCGGCGATGACGGCCAGCCGCGGCCCGCCCCCGGTAAGCCGCTCGATCGCGTCGGATGCCGTCCGCACCCTTTCGTCGCGCACGCTCAGCTCCACCCACGCCCGGCGTACGGCGCGGAGTTCGCTCTGCGGGATGTCGGTGACCGGCAGCGGTGGTTTCCTCGTCATCGTGACGGAGCCCGCGGCTACGATGATCTTCGAGTTCTGGTTCCCGCGGATCTGCACTTGCTGGCCGGGCGTCGGTGGGACGCCGGGTGGGGGCGGCACGGCCCCGTGAGCGGTCTCCTCGCTCACCGGCTCTGCTCCGGTGAGCGGTAGTGGAAGCCACCCGAGGCATTGATGTCGCCGTTGGAGATGACGACCATGCTCTCGGTGTTGTGGTGCACACTCGTCCGCGCCCCGTCACCGTTGTCTGCTCCCTTGACCTGGTCAATCAGGTCCTGCAGCTCCTGGACTGCGTCGGGATGCTTCCTCAGGAATACCGCCAACTGCATTTCCAGCTCGCTTCGCAGCTGTTGTTCCACCGACCCGCGTTCACTGGCCGCGCTGTCGAGGAGTTGCTGCCGTGACGAGTCGACCAGCTGCAGTTCCTGTTCAGCGCTCTCCTCACCACCACGCCGGAAGAGCCGGGCGACAGCAGCCCGCACGGAATCCCACGTGCTCTTGGCCATCTCGGTGACCAGAGCTCCGGCTCCCACGCCCGCGACTTGCATGATGTCCAACGCGTCCCCCAGGGTCGTATCCCCTACTCGGCGAGGCGTGCAGGGGTCGGCGGCATATTCGACACATCAGGGTGGATGTCTGTGCGGGGGTCGGTAATCGAAAGTATTTGCCACATATCTGAACGCGTAATTTTCAACTACCCGGAACCGGTCAGTCCTTGCGGGTGTGGTGAGGCGCACGTGAGACGAGGTAACTAAAACTCGGGCAAAACGGTCCACTGGCGGATGTTTTCCGAGGACATTTGGCCAATGGGTCGCTTTGGGTAATTGTCCTGAAGTGGGCGCAGTATGCAGATGTGAGCCCCGGGCGTCGGTTAGGCGGGTGACGCGTGAGCGGTAAACGGGGCGTGTGCGGTCCCCGGGTATAGAACCGGCCACGTAAGAGGGCCACGACAGCGGGACCGCTCGCACGCCATTGCTTCGGCCTGCACAGGGTCGGTTTCCTGCCCGGACTTCCCGATCGCACTGGGCGCATTGAGCGCTGCGGCGGCGGAGAGCCTCCAAGCTCCAGGGTCCGTCTGAGGACTGGGGCGAACCCAGCCGCGCCACGGGTGGGGATGTACTCGGTGGGCCAGGGCCGAGCTACAGCGCCTTCGCCCGCACCCGAAGATCAGCACGGACGACGACCCGCCGCAACCACACTGAAATGCCCGTTTTCCGAGGCCGCCTGTGCACCCTGGTCGGAAACACGGAAAGAAGACCATGGACGTCCCAAGCTCCTTGCGCAGGCTGGCGTTGGTCCCCGAGCCGTACTCTGGTGAGTCGCTGCTCAGCTGGGTGGATGCGCTCGCGCGCCTCAATCAGGTCTCCCGGCCCATGGCGCTGCGACTGACGGGCATAGCCAACACCTCAGCGCTGTCGGACAGCTTCGGCCACCACATCAGCGACACCGTCGTTCACTCGGTTCGCCTCACCACCGGGCTGACGGAAGAACAGGTGCGGGGCATAACGCTTGCCCGCTACGCAGGAGTGGCACTGGACCCACTGCCGCAACCTGACGCGGAAGGACGGTACGCCCTGGGCGGCTGGAGATATTGGCAGCGGAAAGTGTTGCGCCCGCATTCCAGCGCCTGCCCGGTGTGTCTGAGTGAGAACGGCGCCCGGTGGCTGTTGAAGTGGCGGCTGATTTGGTCCTTCGCGTGTGTCGAGCACCAGCGTTACCTGATCTCGGAATGCCGAGGTTGTGACGCTGGCCTCCATCCCCCGAGGCCCGGGACTCCTCAGTCCTGGATCTGCCCCGGGCCAGCTCCTGGCTGGGGACGCTACAAGCCGAGCAGGCCCTGTGGCCGTGACATCCGCCGCATGACTGCGAAGCCAGTCCATGACGTCCAACTTCTCGACTGCCAGCAGCGGATCGACCGCCTCCTGGATGGTTCTGGAGACCCATCACGCGAGCAAGTGCGCGAGCTTTTCGGAGCGTTGTACCGATCGATGCAGGAGGCGTGGAACGCGGAGCGGCCGGTGCACCTCCCTCGCACCGACAAGGTCGTCGACCAGGCCTGGGGCAGAGACCACGCACCCGACGGCTTCCGCTGGCAGCCTCGCCCACTGATCGTGGCCGCCGCTCTTAAGATCGCAACCGAGGCTGGCCTCGGCTCGGAGAACGGTAGGACAAGCAAAGCAGCAGACCAGGTGAAGGCGCGGCCGAACTGGGGGCCTCCCCGGCCGCGGATCCTCGTACCCCGTGGCGAGTTCCAACTGCCTGCGAACCGCTTCGGAGGTTACTGCCACCACGAAGGCTGCGGAACCTGGGTGCCGGCTGGGCACGGTGCGAGGGTGAACGACGCATCAGGCGGAGGCACTTACTGTCCACAGCACGCGGACCAGTTCATCGCCCAGGCATGTCCTCGGGCACACTCCGGACCGATCACGAGCACTGACCCCCGACTCCGATTCCTCGACGCGCGGCTCTGTGAGGAAGAACGGCGGCTTCAAGAGGGGAACGCCGAACTGTCAGAGCGGGTGATCGCGGGTCAGCGGCTGATCCTGGACGCCTGCATAGACACCGATCCACGAACCAGCGAGGGGAAAGCGCTGCGGTATGCCGCACGGTGCCTGCTGCTGCCCTACGTCAGCCACCCGGAGTTTCGGCCGACGTGGCTGCCTCGACGGGGTGAGAACCCCGCGTACCCCATCGCGGAGGGCTCGACCGGCGGGGCCAACGGCGAGATGGTGGGCCGTGGCTGACCAAGAGCGAGTCCGGCGGCTCGGGTCGGTTGCGACTCCGTTGGCCGGGGAGTCGTTTCTCAGCTGGGTCGACACCCTGGCTGTTACCTGGAATGTGCAGCGCGGAGTGGCTTTGCGGGAACTGGGGCTGCCCGGCCGGCCGGATTTCGGCGCAGCGCAAATTCATCTGAGCCCTGAAGGGCTTGAAGGAGTGTGCCGACGGACGGGGCTGCGGCCGGTGCAGGTGAAGCGGATACTGTTTTCCTTCTACGCTCCTACGGCACTGCCCCAGTTCGCGTCCTACGAAAGTCGGAAGTGGCCCGTCCGCGTTCCTTGGCTGCGGCGCGATCACTCGGCGGCGTGTCCTCTTTGCCTGCAGGCGTCGGAGGGCCGCTGGTTGCTCAGCTGGAGGTTGAAATGGACCTTCCTGTGTGCGGATCACCTGGTGTACTTGGTGGACCGTTGTCCACGCTGCAATCTGCGGCTCTATTGGCGTCATGAGTGGACCGGTGCTGGACAGCGGGAGCACTGCACTCGGCCCTTGGGGCAGCGAAATCGTGCGGCCATCCGCGCAGGTGCCACAGTGTGCGGGTTCCGGGTCCTGGAGATTCCAGCAGTCCCTGTGGACGACGAAGAGGCTGTCCACGTCCAACGCCGTGTCTCCGCGCTGCTCACACCCGCAGACGCCTCGCACAATGATCTGTCGCGCCGCTTGATGGTAAAGATGTCAGAGATCGTCCGAGATGCTGCACAAAGGAAGACGATGGGCGCCATGCTCGACCGGATGGAAGACAGCGTCGTACGAGCCGTCGAGAGCGTGAGGCCACCTTTCGATGACCACCCACCGTTGTCGTGGACGCTGGAGAACGGATCGCCCGCCGCCGTTTCCGCCCTCGTGCGTATTGCCGCCCGCACTGTGCTGTTGGACAGCCCGGGTGCCGACGCCGCCGCTGACGGTGCGATCAACTAATAGGGCCCCGGCCTGACTGCAACGAGTCACGGCGTGCCGTGGCGAGAATGCCTCGACGACTCAGCGAGGCACAGAGCCGCAATTGTCTGATGTGGTGGCGCGATCGACGTGCTTGGAGCACAGAACCAGCGGACCGTCCTTCGTCTGTGCCACGACTCCTTGCCCTGGCGGTACCCAGACCAGGCAGGCGACAGCCCGGCACGTGCCGCCGAAGCGGTTGACCGGCGCCACGGCTCCGGTCGCCCTGGGAAAGCCGTCCGTCGACCACGAGGCCATGTCCACCTGATCGTGGACCCTTTGGGCGGTGCCGAGGCCACCCAGCGTGGCGATCTTGATAAGGGCCGCGGTCAGCAGCGGATCGTCCAGATACGACAAGATACCGCCGTGGCCGCGCCACCGCCGGTGGAGCACGGCCTCGGTGTCCGGAAGCGACGGGGCGAAGTCGTAGCCGCCGGTGATGTCCTCCAGCGCCAGGTGCAACGTGCGCAGGATGTCTGTGCTGCCCGGACGGTGTGGATGGTCGACGAGATCGTCGAGACGGCGCTGGCATTCAAGGAGGTGTGGGTCGGACAGTCGGGGCGGACGCATGCGCCAGATGGAGCGCTGGCAGACGACCCCCGGACGTCTCCAGTCGGGCTGGCCGCACACCACAGCGCTTCCCAGACTAGGAATCACCTGATGCAGACCCCTGCCGCAACCGCGGCAGGAACTGATCAGGAAAGCGCGGTGGCGTACACAGGCGAAGGACCAGATCAGACGCCATCGCAGCAACCACCGTCCGCCGTTTTCCACCAGACAGGCTGGACACGCGCGCGACCGGAGCGGCTGGGCAAGTCGCTGGCGGTGCAACCGCATGGCGATCGTCCGATGGTTCACAGAGGAAGGCGCCCCCGCCAGAACACCATCCGCATAATGCATGAGCGTTATCCGACGGAGTTCCCCGGCCGACAAGCCGGTGGTCACCCCCACGCGAGCCATCGTTCCTGTCGGAAGATGGGTGCCGAAGCGCACGCTGGGCCGGTACGTGGAGCCGCCGGGGCGGGCAAAGGCCGAGAAGCGCAGGGCATGCAGGCGGCTGATCCGGTTGAGTCGGGCGAGTGCGTCGACCCAGCTGAGCAGGGACTCACCGGGATACGGCTCCGGTACCAGAGCAAGGCGACGCAACGATTCGGACACACGCAGAGCATGCCAGTGAGCCCTTATCGGGCCACGTCAGGCGCTACTTGTGTCCTCAGGCACTTCCGTCTGCTGCGGCCGACTTCTTTTTCGGCTTGCTTGTGCTCTTAGACGACGGGCGGGACCGCAGTTCGACAACCTTGGCGTAGGTACGTTCGTGGTCGTACCGACAGGGAGCAATGCTCAAGACTTGTGGATCAGCCTCGGGTTGGCGCGTGAAGGGCGTACCTTCCCGAATGATCCTGTGATGGTCATCGAGTAGGCCGACGTTGGCGCGTCGGTCGGGAAGGCACGCCCGTGCTCACGGTAGTCAACGAAGACGGAACGACACCACACGGCTCCCTGATCGACGAGATCGTCCGGGAGGGCGCACGGCGGATGCTGGCCGCCGCGCTGGAAGCCGAAGTCAACACCTACATAGCCGAGTTGGCTGATCAGCGGGACGCGTCCGGGCGGCGTCTGGTGGTGCGCAACGGCTTCCACCAGCCGCGGAAGGTCACGACCGCGGCCGGGGCGATCGAGGTGAAGGCCCCGCGGGTCAATGACAAGCGCGTCGACGAGGCCACCGGGGAGCGCAAGCGGTTCTCCTCGGCGATCCTGCCGCCCTGGGCCCGCAAGTCCCCGAAGATCAGCGAGGTGCTCCCTCTGCTCTATCTGCACGGCCTGTCGTCGGGTGACTTCGTGCCCGCGCTGGAGCAGTTCCTCGGCTCCTCCGCCGGCCTCTCGCCCGCCACGGTCACCCGGCTGACCGGGCAGTGGCAGGCCGATCACACGGCATTCGGCGAGCGTGACCTGTCGGCGACGGACTACGTGTACGTGTGGGCCGACGGCATCCACCTGCGGATCCGCCTGGCCGAGGCGAAGTCCTGCGTGCTGGTCGTCATGGGGGTGCGCGCGGACGGCACGAAGGAGCTGATCGCGATGGCCGACGGCTACCGCGAGTCCGCCGAGTCCTGGGCCGACCTGCTGCGTGACTGCGCACGGCGCGGGATGCGCGCTCCGGTCCTCGCGGTCGGCGACGGAGCACTGGGCTTTTGGAAGGCCCTGGCAGAGGTGTTTCCCGAGGCCCGCCATCAGCGGTGCTGGGTTCATAAAACGGCCAATGTGCTCAACGCGATCCCGACGTCGGCCCAGCCCAGCGCGCGAAAGGCGCTGCAGGACATCTACAACGCCGAGGACCGCGACCATGCGGTGAAAGCCGTCGCCGCATTCGAGAAGACCTACGGCGCGAAGTGGCCCAAGGCCGTCAAGAAGATCACCGACGACGTTGACGAGCTGCTGGCGTTCTACGACTTCCCGGCCGAGCACTGGGTTCACCTGCGCACCACGAATCCGATCGAATCGACCTTCGCGACAGTGCGGCTGAGGACCAAGGTCACCAAGGGCGCCGGCAGCGCGGCCGCCGCACTTGCCATGGTCTTCAAGCTCGTCGAATCCGCCCAGGCGCGCTGGCGAGCGGTCAACGCGCCCCACCTCGTGGCACTCGTCCGTGCCGGAGCCCGCTTCGAACGCGGCCTCCTGGCCGAGCGGCCGAAGGCGGCGGCGTGATGAACCAAAGACGCCGACCGGGGCGATCTTGGCCGCGAAGCAACCGCGGCTACGCTCTACTCAAAGTGGACATCGTCGAGGACGACGCCTGGTCGTCCCAGCCAGAAGCCGCCCGCAGCCTGGGCATCACGCTCATCCGCGTCGGGATGCTCATCGCCAACCGCCGTCTCATACCGGCAGAGAACCCGGCTGGTCAGGCTGGAGTCACAACTGCCAGCGTCCAAGCCGAGGAAATCTGGCGAGCGAACGCGACAAAGCGAGCGAAGCTCGCCCGTCTCCTGAAGGACACGATCAACTGGTTCTGATCACTGATCCACAAGTCTTGACGATAGCTCTACGACAGGACGATGGAGTCCATGATCTCGCGCGTGATGGCCTCAGTTCCGAGCTTGACAGCGCGCACGGCACTGCGGCGGATGAGAGCGTGGAGACCAGCGATGCTGCCGTTGGTGCGGTCGTGGAGGTAGCGCCAGTGTCGGCGGGTCAGGCTCTTCTTCTCGTGCGCGTGGTTGGCGATGAACTTGATGTGGTCATTGGAGGCCCGCCCCTCCTTTTGGGAGCAGTCCAGGAAATGCAGGTCGTCAAAGACGAGCAACTGCGTACCGCATGCCTTGAGCGCGGTCAGGACACGATCGTCGATGGTGTCCTTGGTGCCGCTGGTAGGCACATTCAGGTAACGGGCGATCGCGATGGAGATCTGCTTGGGGGTGACCTGGTCGGCGAGGGAGATGTAGACAACGGGGACGTACGCCCCCAGCCGATCAGGGGCAAACCGCTCGGGGAAATCCTCGCGGAGGTCGAGCTCGAACTTCCGGCCGATCATCTTGACCAGAGTGGACTTACCGACCGTAGGTGGGCCGTCGATGAGAAGTCCCAGCCGAGCTCCGGGTGGAGCCATCTCGTTCGCATCGAGCAGTTCCGTGATCTCCGATTCGAAGTGCTGAACGGCAGGAGTCCAGGCCAGAACCAAGGCGCTGTGATACCGGTTGCGGCTG is a window encoding:
- a CDS encoding TniQ family protein, with protein sequence MSESLRRLALVPEPYPGESLLSWVDALARLNRISRLHALRFSAFARPGGSTYRPSVRFGTHLPTGTMARVGVTTGLSAGELRRITLMHYADGVLAGAPSSVNHRTIAMRLHRQRLAQPLRSRACPACLVENGGRWLLRWRLIWSFACVRHRAFLISSCRGCGRGLHQVIPSLGSAVVCGQPDWRRPGVVCQRSIWRMRPPRLSDPHLLECQRRLDDLVDHPHRPGSTDILRTLHLALEDITGGYDFAPSLPDTEAVLHRRWRGHGGILSYLDDPLLTAALIKIATLGGLGTAQRVHDQVDMASWSTDGFPRATGAVAPVNRFGGTCRAVACLVWVPPGQGVVAQTKDGPLVLCSKHVDRATTSDNCGSVPR
- a CDS encoding TniB family NTP-binding protein, with protein sequence MALPPKDSDSTHPGLAEPRTKEDWFAYVFYEPPPRPRLPPYDTYVAMAEDDPERRRLIRSRNRYHSALVLAWTPAVQHFESEITELLDANEMAPPGARLGLLIDGPPTVGKSTLVKMIGRKFELDLREDFPERFAPDRLGAYVPVVYISLADQVTPKQISIAIARYLNVPTSGTKDTIDDRVLTALKACGTQLLVFDDLHFLDCSQKEGRASNDHIKFIANHAHEKKSLTRRHWRYLHDRTNGSIAGLHALIRRSAVRAVKLGTEAITREIMDSIVLS
- a CDS encoding IS256 family transposase codes for the protein MLTVVNEDGTTPHGSLIDEIVREGARRMLAAALEAEVNTYIAELADQRDASGRRLVVRNGFHQPRKVTTAAGAIEVKAPRVNDKRVDEATGERKRFSSAILPPWARKSPKISEVLPLLYLHGLSSGDFVPALEQFLGSSAGLSPATVTRLTGQWQADHTAFGERDLSATDYVYVWADGIHLRIRLAEAKSCVLVVMGVRADGTKELIAMADGYRESAESWADLLRDCARRGMRAPVLAVGDGALGFWKALAEVFPEARHQRCWVHKTANVLNAIPTSAQPSARKALQDIYNAEDRDHAVKAVAAFEKTYGAKWPKAVKKITDDVDELLAFYDFPAEHWVHLRTTNPIESTFATVRLRTKVTKGAGSAAAALAMVFKLVESAQARWRAVNAPHLVALVRAGARFERGLLAERPKAAA
- a CDS encoding DNA-binding protein; this translates as MDIVEDDAWSSQPEAARSLGITLIRVGMLIANRRLIPAENPAGQAGVTTASVQAEEIWRANATKRAKLARLLKDTINWF